The following DNA comes from Methylophilus sp. 5.
TGCAAGGCTTGCTCTTCCATCGGCTTGGCGTATAAATAGCCTTGTACCAAATCACAGCCCAGGCTTTTCAGGTATTCAGCTTGCGCCTCAGTCTCCACACCTTCGGCGACGATCTGGTAATGCAGATTTTTGCCCAGCACCACAATGGCACTGGTCACCGCCTCTGAGCGCTCTTTGCCAGGCACATCATTGACAAAAGAACGGTCAACTTTTAAATAGTCTCCAGGAATATCGCGTAAATACGCCAGGCAAGAATAGCCGGTGCCAAAATCATCAATCGCCAGCTTAACCCCCAGTTGCTTGAGCGCCTGCAAACTATCAGTGCCTTTACTGTCAGAGTGAATCAGCGCACTTTCAGTGAGCTCTATCACCAGGCGGTCAGCGGACAAGCCGGTTTCACGCAACACTTGCAACACATAATCGGTAAAGCCGGGCGACCGCAATTGCATGGGCGAGACGTTAACCGACACCTTCACCTGGCTCAATGCGCCCTCTTGCCAGGCAGCCACCTGCTGGCAAGCCGCTTTTAATACCCAGGCACCCATGGGCACAATCAGGCCGGTCAGTTCGGCTACGCCAATAAACTTGGCTGGCGGCACCACCCCTTGTTGCGGATGTTGCCAGCGAATTAATGCTTCAACACCGACCAGTTCGCCAGTGATGAAATTTAATTGCGGCTGATAAACCAGATAAAACTCTTGATGTGCAATTGCCGCCTCCAGCTCGCTGGCAAATGCCAGGTCTTCAGGCGGTAACACTTGCTCATGCATCACCCCTTTGCGGTAATAAGTAAAGGTCATGATACTGACCACGCAAATCAGTGCCAGCGTAATAATCAACGGCGTCAAACGATAATCGTGTTTAAAATAAACGCCTACACCACCCAGCACAATCGCACACAAAAACAGCAGACTGATAATCCAGCGCAAATGCTTGCCGGTATCATCGAGCAATAACAAATAACTCATAGAAGTTTGCGACACCTGCTTGGCAAGCAAGGCAGAAGCACACAACAAGCCGCCCAGGCAAGACAACGTAGAAAGTTGCCCATAGGCATCAGGAATGCCGTAGGCACGCGCCAATAGACCAGTCACCGGCATCAGCAAGGCGACACTCAATACTGCCTGGCTGGCCCTGTTACATTGGAAGTGGCAGAGTAAAAGACCTGCGATCACCAGCAACGACATGCCGAAATCGGTGGCGATCTGGCCCTGGCTGACGACTTGTGAAAAATTACGGATAGACGCGATATGACTAAAAGACGCGTGGCTACTTAATAGCCAGTAAGCTTGCAGACAATAGGCCAGCAATACACCGCCAATCAGCCATCCAACGAAAGCCTGATCACGCCTGGTGTCGTATATCACACGCAAACTGACTACAATAAAAATAAGGTAGCTCAGACTCTGCAGCACACTGAGTTCAAAGGTGTGGTGCAAGTCGATGAACGAAAAACCTAGCATCACGCTGACAATACTGGCGAGCGCGAGCCAAGGAGAGTACCTCTGCACGGTTCTAAGAAAACGATGCCGCATATACAAACGTTGCGTCGCGCATTCCTGAACAGTGACAGCTGACCAGTCAAT
Coding sequences within:
- a CDS encoding EAL domain-containing protein, whose amino-acid sequence is MSVSSIDWSAVTVQECATQRLYMRHRFLRTVQRYSPWLALASIVSVMLGFSFIDLHHTFELSVLQSLSYLIFIVVSLRVIYDTRRDQAFVGWLIGGVLLAYCLQAYWLLSSHASFSHIASIRNFSQVVSQGQIATDFGMSLLVIAGLLLCHFQCNRASQAVLSVALLMPVTGLLARAYGIPDAYGQLSTLSCLGGLLCASALLAKQVSQTSMSYLLLLDDTGKHLRWIISLLFLCAIVLGGVGVYFKHDYRLTPLIITLALICVVSIMTFTYYRKGVMHEQVLPPEDLAFASELEAAIAHQEFYLVYQPQLNFITGELVGVEALIRWQHPQQGVVPPAKFIGVAELTGLIVPMGAWVLKAACQQVAAWQEGALSQVKVSVNVSPMQLRSPGFTDYVLQVLRETGLSADRLVIELTESALIHSDSKGTDSLQALKQLGVKLAIDDFGTGYSCLAYLRDIPGDYLKVDRSFVNDVPGKERSEAVTSAIVVLGKNLHYQIVAEGVETEAQAEYLKSLGCDLVQGYLYAKPMEEQALQAWVSARLA